One genomic region from Leptospira licerasiae serovar Varillal str. VAR 010 encodes:
- the gatC gene encoding Asp-tRNA(Asn)/Glu-tRNA(Gln) amidotransferase subunit GatC, with the protein MNLNEESLQKIAELSRLKIDPKDIQNFLTDFNKVLNYVDTITELNVSSVSDEDLYPNEGNSLRADKATEGLSRSQIESFAPSFQNGYFVVPKVIET; encoded by the coding sequence GTGAACCTAAACGAAGAATCCCTTCAAAAAATCGCAGAGTTATCTAGGCTCAAAATAGATCCTAAGGATATCCAAAACTTCCTTACGGATTTTAATAAGGTCCTGAATTATGTGGATACGATCACTGAGTTAAATGTGAGTTCCGTATCAGACGAGGACTTATACCCGAACGAAGGAAATTCACTTCGTGCGGACAAGGCAACCGAAGGTTTAAGTCGTTCTCAGATAGAATCTTTCGCTCCTAGTTTCCAAAACGGATACTTCGTAGTTCCGAAGGTGATCGAAACATGA
- a CDS encoding undecaprenyl-phosphate glucose phosphotransferase encodes MLKERSQTFKLLFVFLDLIFSLGSCVFAFLLRFYVGDPTGIDRSYIDLESYFILGSVLSISQVIVFLFIDLYHPRRGLSFLDEFLAIFGGVFLNLLFVLSMLFFFRGDFGSERFSRSFILVFAVTNIFSIGLLHLLARQFLRYLRSKGYNLRRVLVIGTRETAARFADSVQRHQIYGYQIIGYVSSGNSKAIRKDMQLLGKTDKIEKVLSEIKPDLVVYALNNAEGDCLEAVLDACDTEGIDLKVIPGFQEFIKAKGRVDEMDGLPVISIRNIPVRLGYNRVIKRSFDILFSLFFIILFSPVFLIIALLIKLTSRGPVFYYQERVGLDNKSFKMIKFRSMVVQTRSQSETTWTVQNDPRVTGIGKILRKTSLDEIPQFFNVLLGDMSVVGPRPERPHFVEKFKTDHRHYMRRHAVKAGITGLAQVKGLRGDTSIDDRIDADIYYIENWSLWLDIKIILLTPLKGVMDKNAY; translated from the coding sequence ATGCTGAAAGAAAGAAGCCAGACTTTTAAACTATTGTTCGTATTCTTGGACTTGATCTTCTCCTTGGGAAGTTGTGTGTTCGCTTTCCTCCTTCGTTTCTATGTAGGAGATCCAACAGGAATAGATAGATCCTATATCGATCTGGAAAGTTATTTTATATTAGGTTCCGTTCTTTCCATTTCGCAAGTAATCGTTTTCCTATTTATAGATCTATATCATCCCAGAAGAGGATTGTCCTTTTTGGACGAGTTCCTTGCGATCTTCGGAGGAGTGTTCTTAAACTTATTATTCGTATTATCCATGTTATTCTTCTTCCGAGGCGATTTCGGAAGCGAAAGATTTTCTCGTTCTTTTATATTAGTTTTCGCAGTAACTAATATTTTCTCGATCGGGCTTCTCCATCTTCTTGCCCGCCAATTTTTAAGATATCTTAGAAGCAAAGGATATAACTTACGTAGGGTGCTCGTGATCGGAACAAGAGAGACCGCTGCCCGTTTTGCCGACTCGGTCCAAAGACACCAGATCTACGGATACCAGATCATAGGTTACGTAAGTTCCGGAAATAGTAAGGCGATCCGCAAGGATATGCAACTTTTGGGGAAGACGGACAAAATAGAAAAGGTCCTTTCTGAGATTAAACCCGACTTGGTTGTTTATGCGTTGAATAACGCGGAAGGGGATTGTCTAGAAGCCGTTTTGGATGCATGCGATACGGAAGGTATAGACTTAAAAGTAATCCCAGGTTTCCAAGAGTTTATCAAGGCGAAAGGAAGAGTGGATGAGATGGACGGCCTTCCCGTAATTTCCATCAGAAACATTCCGGTCCGTCTGGGTTATAATCGGGTGATCAAAAGAAGTTTTGATATTCTATTTTCACTTTTCTTTATTATTCTTTTTTCACCCGTGTTTTTGATCATTGCACTTCTTATCAAATTAACCTCTAGGGGACCTGTTTTCTATTATCAGGAAAGAGTGGGCTTGGACAATAAAAGTTTCAAGATGATCAAGTTCAGGAGTATGGTTGTTCAAACCAGGTCACAGTCGGAGACCACATGGACGGTCCAAAATGATCCTAGAGTTACCGGGATTGGTAAGATCCTCCGTAAGACCTCCCTTGACGAAATACCTCAGTTTTTTAATGTGCTTTTAGGAGATATGTCCGTAGTGGGTCCAAGGCCCGAAAGACCTCATTTTGTCGAAAAATTCAAAACGGATCATAGACATTATATGAGAAGGCATGCGGTCAAGGCTGGGATCACCGGTCTTGCTCAAGTCAAGGGTCTTAGAGGCGACACTTCTATCGACGATAGGATAGATGCGGATATCTACTATATAGAAAATTGGTCTCTTTGGTTGGATATTAAAATCATCCTACTTACACCTTTAAAGGGTGTAATGGATAAGAACGCCTATTAA
- a CDS encoding LPS-assembly protein LptD — protein sequence MRPWIRNCLFLLFLPSLLWGQPVDLGPRGSAGDTNSEDDTQRSVVKTRNRLLNKSIEVLSEREVDEQLENLGLSREGSIYTRRKRLKAALGEKEDNKPDFAALAGTSKKDLPMVIENAAEGELMRVDQTKGGVLVLRGRVRIKLRSGSLEAETISVDSDRQEVYAEGGIKFEDGRAKITGDKFIYDYRLDKGVVYNTKGTVAPAYFFGEKVKKLDDKRYMLEMGYFTSCNAEKPHYSFKVDKVVLYQDRTVVGTNVRFQVGGTTVFWLPFFYNNNLGNGWTTQAGKNNTQGLFIQNSLQWSTIPTFSWTPMGYKFRADFYEKTGQAFQMEMWRQSANLNYLIDIGYANHKAYQITSGFEDRFANYGLGTSAVTNQVDKGNYWGTNIPNIGEDRDPWWKGRIFLNSKMNNTEKDVTRNLSVQYENFTNRLFEYEYGNRYQPSNSLQSLYTFRDVRYGYVRNNLEWKLDYTENRGDLSVNINMKRNMLFYNLSPLTKSGYFPTVDVLPSVTIKNSSEIARLPHFETPVYWDVYLTNTLMRFYGVPTQEKLKIPTSDGSYDNPNGDYKENLLRTQNFLQGETGFRTSMNFGSYVSLAPSAYYGAKKQSAQLPAGNSDTVNTNFTSLERSLARDSYQYFRTNTNLRIGAPILFFNTTYRKLEAEKPDLQDPILMKNRQHELELSLESYALENFEISLKTIRDLRNFSDEYQPQPTSQERWYYTVFRFAGYIDFLEGFSKRKRTLLERKRSFYNGLFFNNDFVYHTPLHRPLSNNFTLSYKMGGFRLPFLRYIRELEVGGTWYHIYYASMMDNYRIYAKASIDITREFGFEAEIDSRVTEPWRYTNQTDNYYYQRYILNTDPTSPFTSMNMNPTNLGQDIINGSGINGTQARQTTALNVNRAMAVLKYNLHTMNFRLGLSSDLRSVPGGTTGASQVTFYDQSIFFSISLTDFSLGQEDSSQLSRIRLFRFRKRPLKAGYTEGVESE from the coding sequence ATGCGCCCCTGGATCCGAAATTGTCTATTTTTACTTTTTTTGCCTAGTCTGCTTTGGGGGCAACCGGTCGATCTAGGCCCTAGGGGTTCTGCTGGGGATACGAACTCGGAAGACGATACCCAAAGGTCTGTTGTTAAGACCAGAAACCGCCTTTTAAACAAATCCATCGAAGTACTTAGCGAAAGAGAAGTGGATGAGCAGCTGGAAAACCTGGGTCTTTCCAGGGAAGGTTCCATATACACCAGACGTAAACGATTAAAAGCCGCATTAGGCGAGAAGGAAGATAATAAGCCTGACTTCGCAGCGTTAGCCGGAACATCAAAAAAAGATCTGCCCATGGTAATTGAAAACGCCGCCGAAGGTGAGCTCATGAGAGTGGATCAGACCAAAGGTGGGGTTTTGGTCTTAAGGGGTAGAGTCCGTATTAAACTTAGATCAGGAAGTCTGGAAGCTGAGACAATTTCAGTGGATTCTGACCGCCAAGAAGTGTATGCGGAAGGTGGGATCAAATTCGAGGACGGAAGAGCGAAGATCACAGGGGATAAATTCATCTACGACTATAGATTGGATAAAGGTGTGGTCTATAATACCAAGGGAACCGTCGCTCCCGCGTATTTCTTCGGCGAGAAGGTTAAAAAATTAGATGATAAACGTTACATGTTGGAGATGGGATACTTCACATCATGTAATGCGGAGAAACCACATTATTCTTTCAAGGTGGATAAGGTGGTGCTTTATCAAGATAGAACTGTTGTCGGAACTAACGTTAGATTCCAGGTTGGAGGTACAACAGTATTTTGGCTTCCGTTCTTTTATAATAATAATTTAGGGAACGGTTGGACCACCCAAGCCGGTAAGAACAATACTCAAGGTCTATTTATCCAAAACTCGTTGCAATGGTCCACGATCCCAACTTTTTCTTGGACCCCGATGGGTTATAAGTTCCGTGCGGACTTTTACGAAAAAACGGGACAAGCCTTCCAAATGGAAATGTGGAGGCAAAGTGCTAACCTAAATTATTTGATAGATATAGGTTACGCGAATCATAAGGCCTACCAGATCACTTCCGGTTTCGAGGATAGATTTGCCAATTACGGTCTCGGAACGAGTGCGGTCACTAACCAAGTGGATAAGGGAAATTATTGGGGAACAAATATCCCTAATATCGGAGAAGATAGGGATCCTTGGTGGAAAGGTAGAATATTCTTAAATTCTAAAATGAACAATACGGAAAAGGACGTTACCCGAAATTTATCCGTTCAGTATGAGAATTTTACGAACCGTTTGTTCGAGTATGAATACGGGAATCGATACCAACCGAGCAATAGTTTACAGTCGTTATATACGTTCAGGGATGTTCGTTACGGGTATGTTCGTAATAACTTAGAGTGGAAATTGGATTATACCGAGAATAGGGGAGATCTTTCGGTCAATATCAATATGAAGAGAAATATGCTCTTCTATAACCTTTCTCCTTTGACTAAGTCCGGTTATTTTCCTACAGTCGACGTTCTTCCTTCCGTTACGATTAAGAACAGTTCCGAGATAGCACGGCTTCCTCATTTCGAAACTCCGGTGTATTGGGATGTGTATTTAACGAATACGTTGATGAGATTTTACGGGGTTCCCACCCAGGAAAAATTGAAAATACCGACTTCAGATGGAAGTTATGATAATCCTAACGGGGATTATAAGGAAAATCTTCTCAGGACCCAGAACTTCCTACAGGGAGAGACAGGATTTAGGACTTCGATGAATTTTGGAAGTTACGTGTCCTTGGCTCCGAGCGCATATTATGGAGCTAAAAAACAATCCGCTCAATTGCCAGCCGGAAATTCGGATACAGTTAACACTAACTTCACTTCTTTGGAAAGAAGTTTGGCCAGGGATAGTTATCAATATTTCAGAACGAATACCAATTTAAGGATCGGGGCTCCGATATTATTTTTCAATACTACTTATCGTAAGTTAGAAGCTGAAAAGCCTGACTTACAAGATCCAATTCTCATGAAAAATCGCCAGCATGAGTTGGAACTTTCATTGGAAAGTTACGCTCTGGAGAATTTCGAGATCTCTCTTAAAACCATCCGAGATCTTAGGAATTTTTCCGACGAATACCAGCCTCAACCGACCAGTCAGGAACGATGGTATTATACTGTTTTTCGTTTTGCGGGTTATATAGACTTTTTGGAAGGATTCAGCAAAAGAAAGAGAACCCTCCTGGAACGAAAAAGAAGCTTTTATAACGGACTATTCTTCAATAACGATTTTGTATATCATACACCTTTGCATCGTCCTTTGTCCAATAACTTCACTCTGTCTTATAAGATGGGGGGATTCAGACTTCCTTTTTTAAGATATATCCGCGAGCTGGAAGTAGGCGGAACTTGGTATCATATATATTATGCTTCTATGATGGACAATTATAGGATATATGCTAAGGCAAGTATTGACATTACTAGGGAGTTCGGGTTTGAGGCGGAGATCGATTCCAGGGTAACGGAACCTTGGAGATATACGAATCAAACCGACAATTATTATTACCAAAGGTATATCTTGAATACGGATCCAACTTCTCCATTCACTTCCATGAATATGAACCCTACGAATTTAGGTCAGGATATTATCAACGGATCCGGGATTAATGGGACTCAAGCCAGACAGACGACCGCTTTGAATGTCAACCGTGCGATGGCGGTTTTAAAATATAATCTTCATACTATGAATTTCAGATTAGGTCTAAGTAGTGACCTTAGATCAGTACCTGGGGGAACTACCGGAGCAAGTCAGGTGACTTTTTATGATCAGTCCATATTTTTCTCCATATCTTTAACGGATTTCAGTTTGGGCCAAGAAGATTCTTCCCAACTTTCCAGGATACGTCTGTTTAGATTTAGAAAACGCCCTCTTAAGGCAGGTTATACGGAAGGAGTCGAGTCGGAATAA
- a CDS encoding undecaprenyl-diphosphate phosphatase — MNSYLNAIFRSVIEAITEFLPVSSTGHLFLFSSFYPFSEGADFDDLFDIFIQSGAILSVLVLYRAKFLEQGKSALCYLLRKEESREGFLFLTRVTIGFLPIMVAGFLFRGFLDKIKSRGDILAILGWAWFVGGLLILLSEFWFQRREKIKTSEPIGIKDAIIIGIFQCLALIPGVSRSGATIVTARFLGKDTKSSAEFSFFVAVPVLFLAGGYKLFKHRAVLNWENLPILSLGFVLSFLLCFFVIKWFLRYLRTHSFTGFGWYRILLGISVLLFYKLVMQG, encoded by the coding sequence TTGAATTCATATCTAAACGCAATCTTCCGTAGCGTAATTGAAGCGATTACGGAATTCTTACCGGTGTCCTCCACAGGACACCTTTTCTTATTTTCCTCTTTCTATCCGTTTTCGGAAGGAGCGGATTTCGACGACTTATTCGATATATTCATCCAGAGCGGAGCGATCCTTTCGGTACTTGTTCTTTACCGAGCAAAGTTCCTGGAGCAGGGAAAGTCCGCTCTATGTTACCTTCTCCGTAAGGAAGAGAGCCGGGAAGGATTCCTTTTTTTAACCAGAGTGACGATCGGATTCTTGCCTATCATGGTGGCAGGATTCTTGTTCAGAGGATTTTTAGATAAGATCAAATCCAGAGGAGACATTTTGGCGATCTTAGGATGGGCCTGGTTTGTGGGCGGGCTTTTGATCTTACTTTCCGAGTTCTGGTTTCAAAGAAGAGAGAAGATCAAAACAAGCGAACCTATTGGTATAAAGGATGCGATTATTATAGGGATCTTCCAATGTTTAGCTTTGATCCCTGGGGTCTCTAGATCGGGTGCGACTATCGTCACTGCACGGTTTTTAGGAAAGGACACCAAAAGTTCCGCAGAGTTTTCATTCTTTGTTGCAGTCCCAGTTCTATTTCTGGCCGGAGGTTATAAACTATTCAAACATAGGGCAGTGTTAAATTGGGAGAATTTACCGATCTTAAGTTTGGGTTTTGTCCTTTCTTTCTTACTTTGTTTTTTCGTTATCAAATGGTTTCTGAGATATTTACGGACCCATTCCTTTACCGGGTTCGGCTGGTACCGGATACTTCTTGGGATCTCAGTGCTACTATTCTACAAATTAGTGATGCAGGGCTGA
- a CDS encoding lipoprotein LipL31, protein MKRLYFSLTLLLSFFSFAYCGDGTPVIESIDGNKITTAGFESAFDTALDTLSRTQNIEKKNVIKFLTEEESKVPQSFLQLRNEFRKRKFFDRYHEMMVVKAAADKSGFSKRSDIKEILKFQEMQLIYGMYIAEQIESRIKITEQELNQGCQELRAKYKQAESLTLEQCYDAARAQIKGRKSEEVYKSVLDRIKETVAIKHNDKFDLEKYLDKEFSFPELSKEEAPKAEETKAPEANTPAPEATK, encoded by the coding sequence ATGAAACGGCTATATTTCTCCCTCACTTTACTTTTATCTTTTTTCTCTTTCGCATATTGCGGAGACGGGACTCCGGTTATCGAGTCCATCGACGGTAATAAGATCACTACTGCGGGTTTTGAAAGCGCTTTTGACACCGCTTTGGATACTCTAAGCCGCACTCAGAACATCGAAAAAAAGAATGTTATTAAATTTTTAACCGAAGAAGAAAGCAAAGTTCCTCAAAGCTTTCTCCAACTCAGAAACGAGTTTAGAAAAAGAAAGTTTTTCGATCGTTATCATGAGATGATGGTAGTTAAAGCTGCTGCGGATAAGAGCGGTTTTAGCAAAAGATCAGATATTAAAGAAATCTTAAAGTTCCAAGAAATGCAATTGATCTACGGAATGTATATCGCTGAGCAGATCGAATCTAGAATTAAGATCACCGAGCAGGAATTGAACCAAGGTTGCCAGGAACTCCGCGCTAAATACAAACAAGCTGAGTCCTTAACTTTGGAACAATGTTACGATGCTGCAAGAGCTCAGATTAAAGGAAGAAAATCTGAAGAAGTTTATAAATCTGTTCTGGATAGAATTAAAGAAACTGTCGCTATCAAACATAACGATAAGTTTGATCTTGAAAAATATCTAGATAAAGAGTTCAGCTTTCCTGAATTGAGCAAGGAAGAGGCTCCTAAGGCTGAAGAGACCAAGGCACCGGAAGCTAATACGCCGGCGCCTGAAGCTACTAAGTAA